Proteins from a single region of Punica granatum isolate Tunisia-2019 chromosome 8, ASM765513v2, whole genome shotgun sequence:
- the LOC116189660 gene encoding probable helicase senataxin, protein MAYRGRPIFDLNEPPSGDEDNDGIVCSLPQKALPLTNHHHSNILAASAPLQGIVNNNAFSHASSVSGFQPFVRNKANSSEFSEAEQKRIAESSQKVGSSLKTSEEKEVKLSVPIISGVAGDMVEREEGEWSDGEGSASAQGLNCLHGDGKVSGRQEITGKMEDASCNGKISNSARENIINNASVGLVFKPNDLESNNDRNLEGVAKEDSSAIVQEEPNSVPKQKEVKGIEASYALKCANNQGKRKIDQHKEAMLGKKRNRQTKFLNIEDVKQAASMKVSTPRRQSSSSTTTRSAREVRTGPTPVERLGEKPNQLAFKDQKRVDVSSSEPGPSLENTDSRPDCNGDSDAGLLGKPKRQCNDVDLPSGVSLAPIPRQSSWKQPVDVKLPKNSQVSNKKPALISQGSLDHKLGSKKHLPLKKQTAISTSYQDTSVERLIREVTNERFWHHPGETELQCVPGRFESVEEYVRVFEPLLFEECRAQLYSTWEELTETVSKDTHVLVRVRNIERRERGWYDVVVLPFPNTECKWSFKEGDVAVLSTPRPGSFRSKKNNSSMENDDEHELSGRVAGTVRRFIPFDTREPPGAILHFYVGDLYDSNGEGNDDHILRKLQAKGAWYLTVLGSLATTQREYVALHAFRRLNMQMQASILQPSPDQFPNNEQQTPTMPDCFTQKFVEHLNRTFNGPQLAAIQWAAMHTAAGTNSGTTKRQEPWPFTLVQGPPGTGKTHTVWGMLNVIHLVQYQHYYNSLLKSLAPESYKQANEGSSDNVPTGSIDEVLQSMDQSLFRTLPKLCPKPRMLVCAPSNAATDELLARVLDRGFIDGEMRIYKPDVARVGVDSQSRAAQAVSVERRTEQLLAMSKEEAIAWLHKLRNSEAQFSHEIAEVQMKLNNAAAAIRSQGSVGVDPDVLMARDQARDALLKQLAQAVENRDKVLVELSRILIAEARFRAGNNFNLEEARASLEASYANEAEIVFTTVSSSGRKLFSRLTHGFDMVVIDEAAQASEVAVLPPLSLGAARCVLVGDPQQLPATVISKAAGTLLYSRSLFERFQQAGCPTMLLSVQYRMHPQIRDFPSRYFYQGRLTDSENIAKLPDEAYYKDPLLRPYLFYDVMHGRESHRGGSVSYQNMHEAHICLRLYEHLQKTLKSLGVGKVSVGIITPYKLQLKCLQHEFEEVLNSEEGKDIYINTVDAFQGQERDVIIMSCVRASGHGVGFVADIRRMNVALTRARRSCWILGNANALGQSDDWAALIADAKERNCYMDMDSVPKDFLVSKGPAYTPLPGKSSFNARGVRSSGLRHRLTDLHQESRSGLASEEDENKSGSLVIPRNGNFRSPKFPMDSSLNDMNQAGDRSRDAWNHGIPKKQSYLGPVGKRDY, encoded by the exons ATGGCATATCGAGGGAGACCAATATTTGATCTAAATGAACCACCGAGTGGAGATGAAGATAATGATGGCATCGTCTGTTCACTGCCACAAAAAGCTCTCCCGTTGACAAATCACCATCATTCCAATATTTTAGCAGCATCAGCGCCTTTGCAAGGAATAGTGAACAATAACGCTTTTTCACATGCATCATCTGTTTCTGGGTTTCAACCTTTTGTCCGCAATAAAGCAAATAGCTCTGAATTTAGTGAGGCTGAGCAGAAGAGGATAGCAGAATCAAGTCAGAAGGTTGGCTCATCACTTAAGACCAGTGAAGAGAAGGAGGTCAAACTATCTGTGCCAATCATTTCTGGTGTGGCCGGTGATATGGTTGAAAGAGAAGAAGGTGAATGGTCTGATGGTGAAGGCTCTGCTAGTGCACAGGGACTTAATTGTTTGCATGGAGATGGTAAAGTTTCGGGCAGGCAAGAAATCACTGGAAAGATGGAGGACGCTTCTTGCAATGGTAAAATCTCCAACAGTGCTAgggaaaatattattaacaACGCATCTGTAGGACTAGTTTTTAAACCTAATGATCTGGAGAGCAACAATGACCGGAATTTAGAGGGTGTTGCAAAGGAAGATTCATCTGCTATTGTACAGGAAGAACCAAATTCAGTTCCAAAGCAAAAAGAAGTAAAAGGCATTGAGGCAAGCTATGCACTGAAATGTGCTAATAATCAGGGAAAGAGGAAGATTGACCAGCACAAAGAAGCAATGCttggaaagaaaaggaacagGCAGACTAAGTTTCTTAATATAGAAGACGTGAAGCAGGCAGCCTCAATGAAGGTGTCAACTCCAAGAAGACAAAGTTCATCATCAACTACCACCCGTTCTGCAAGAGAAGTGCGTACTGGCCCTACTCCTGTTGAACGTCTTGGTGAAAAGCCGAATCAACTCGCCTTCAAAGATCAGAAACGAGTAGATGTATCATCTAGTGAACCTGGCCCTTCTTTAGAAAATACTGATTCTAGGCCTGATTGTAATGGTGACTCAGATGCTGGGCTACTGGGAAAGCCCAAGAGGCAGTGCAATGATGTTGATCTTCCTTCAGGGGTGTCATTGGCACCCATTCCGAGGCAAAGTTCATGGAAGCAGCCTGTGGACGTGAAGTTGCCAAAAAATTCTCAAGTGTCTAATAAAAAGCCAGCCTTGATAAGCCAAGGCTCCTTGGATCATAAATTGGGGAGCAAGAAGCATCTCCCTCTCAAGAAGCAAACTGCAATTAGCACCTCCTATCAAGATACATCGGTTGAGCGTCTCATACGGGAGGTGACTAATGAAAGATTTTGGCATCATCCTG GGGAGACTGAGTTGCAATGTGTTCCTGGTCGTTTTGAGTCCGTAGAAGAGTATGTCAGAGTATTTGAGCCTTTACTTTTTGAAGAGTGCCGTGCACAGCTCTACAGCACATGGGAGGAGTTAACTGAAACAGTTTCTAAAGATACACATGTATTGGTTCGTGTGCGAAATATTGAAAGGCGTGAAAGAG GATGGTACGATGTAGTGGTCCTTCCTTTTCCTAATACTGAATGCAAGTGGTCCTTCAAGGAGGGTGACGTGGCAGTTCTTTCAACCCCGAGGCCCGGGTCATTCAGATCCAAGAAGAATAACTCTTCGATGGAAAATGACGATGAGCATGAGTTAAGTGGCAGGGTGGCTGGTACTGTCAGGCGATTCATTCCATTTGATACTCGTGAACCTCCTGGTGCCATTCTTCATTTCTATGTTGGAGACTTGTACGATTCAAATGG GGAGGGCAACGACGATCACATTTTGAGGAAGCTTCAGGCCAAAGGTGCCTGGTACTTAACTGTTCTCGGTTCTCTTGCTACAACTCAGCGGGAGTACGTCGCGTTGCATGCATTTCGTCGTCTAAATATGCAG ATGCAAGCATCGATTCTGCAGCCTAGTCCTGACCAATTCCCAAACAATGAGCAGCAGACCCCCACGATGCCTGATTGCTTCACGCAGAAATTTGTGGAGCACCTAAATAGGACCTTCAATGGGCCCCAGCTTGCAGCAATTCAATGGGCTGCAATGCACACAGCTGCTGGCACCAACAGTGGGACGACAAAGCGACAAGAGCCTTGGCCTTTCACTCTTGTTCAGGGACCTCCAGGTACAGGCAAGACCCATACAGTCTGGGGAATGTTAAATGTGATCCACTTGGTCCAGTACCAGCATTATTATAATTCTCTGCTTAAGAGTCTTGCACCCGAAAGCTACAAGCAAGCTAATGAAGGCAGTTCTGATAACGTTCCAACCGGGTCTATTGATGAAGTCCTTCAGAGCATGGACCAGAGCCTGTTTCGCACTCTTCCAAAACTCTGCCCCAAGCCAAGGATGTTAGTATGCGCTCCTTCTAATGCTGCAACTGATGAGCTCCTGGCACGTGTCCTTGATCGTGGGTTTATTGATGGTGAGATGAGAATATATAAGCCCGATGTGGCCCGAGTTGGAGTTGACTCACAGTCAAGAGCTGCTCAGGCTGTCTCTGTGGAAAGGAGGACTGAGCAACTTCTCGCTATGAGTAAAGAGGAAGCGATTGCTTGGCTGCATAAGTTGAGGAACAGCGAGGCACAGTTCTCACATGAGATTGCTGAAGTCCAAATGAAGCTCAATAATGCAGCTGCCGCTATTCGGTCTCAGGGATCTGTTGGGGTGGACCCCGATGTTCTCATGGCCCGTGACCAGGCCCGAGATGCACTGCTCAAGCAGCTCGCACAGGCAGTCGAGAATAGAGACAAAGTATTAGTTGAGTTGTCCCGGATTCTGATTGCAGAAGCGAGGTTTAGAGCTGGGAACAACTTTAATCTAGAGGAAGCCCGAGCGAGTCTTGAGGCGAGCTATGCAAATGAAGCTGAGATCGTCTTCACCACAGTCTCAAGCAGTGGGAGGAAGCTGTTCTCTCGGCTCACACATGGCTTTGACATGGTGGTGATAGATGAGGCGGCCCAAGCCAGTGAGGTAGCAGTTCTTCCTCCACTTTCTCTTGGAGCTGCGAGGTGTGTACTTGTTGGAGACCCTCAGCAGCTTCCCGCGACTGTTATAAGCAAAGCAGCGGGGACCTTGTTATACAGCAGGAGCCTCTTTGAGAGATTTCAACAGGCAGGTTGTCCGACTATGCTCTTATCAGTGCAGTACAGGATGCATCCTCAGATTCGGGACTTTCCTTCCAGGTACTTCTACCAAGGGCGCCTCACTGACAGTGAGAACATAGCTAAATTACCTGATGAAGCATACTATAAGGATCCTTTGCTCAGGCCCTACTTGTTCTATGATGTAATGCATGGGCGTGAGTCCCACCGGGGCGGTTCAGTGTCATATCAGAATATGCACGAGGCACATATTTGTCTTCGCTTGTATGAGCATCTCCAAAAGACTCTGAAATCTTTAGGGGTGGGGAAGGTGTCTGTTGGTATAATTACGCCGTATAAGCTGCAATTGAAATGCCTTCAACACGAGTTTGAAGAGGTTTTGAATTCAGAGGAAGGGAAGGACATCTATATTAACACGGTGGATGCTTTCCAGGGCCAGGAACGTGATGTGATCATAATGTCGTGTGTCCGGGCCTCAGGCCATGGAGTTGGATTTGTTGCAGATATCCGAAGGATGAATGTTGCTCTTACTCGCGCAAGGAGATCTTGCTGG ATTCTGGGGAATGCCAATGCCCTTGGTCAGTCTGATGACTGGGCTGCACTAATTGCTGATGCTAAAGAAAGAAATTGTTACATGGATATGGATTCAGTACCCAAGGACTTTTTGGTATCAAAGGGACCTGCTTACACTCCGTTACCAGGCAAGTCTTCCTTTAATGCGAGGGGAGTTAGATCATCTGGATTGAGGCACAGATTGACGGACTTGCACCAAGAGTCTAGATCAGGATTGGCATCCGAAGAAGATGAGAATAAGTCGGGATCTCTGGTTATCCCCAGGAATGGGAACTTCCGCTCTCCAAAATTCCCAATGGATAGTTCATTAAATGATATGAATCAAGCAGGTGATAGATCGAGGGATGCCTGGAACCATGGCATACCCAAGAAGCAGAGCTATTTGGGTCCTGTGGGGAAACGGGATTACTAA
- the LOC116189286 gene encoding phosphatidylinositol transfer protein 3-like isoform X2, with protein sequence MCYTSLEAMSTGLKKSSLNDGEKILTSEEQQAKINEVRRLIGQLPQKLSIYCSDASIARYLSARNWNVKKATKMLKDTLKWRSDYKPEEIRWEDIAHEAETGKIYRSNYIDKHGRTVLIMRPSRQNSKSTRGQIRYLVYCMENAILNLPPDQEQMVWLIDFEGFNMSHISVKVTRETARVLQDHYPERLGVAILYNPPKFFEPFFTVVKPFLEPKTYKKVKFVYSDDLNSRKIMEDLFDMDKLESVFGGNDTSGFEIGKYAERMREDDKKIPGFWTPGTNLPSPASEAVIAASLDSVALESDSDSSNNDKAENVALLRMESEEIVESNDHAAETGAANERNVGGGSGAVQRT encoded by the exons ATGT GTTACACTTCTTTAGAAGCTATGAGCACTGGTTTAAAGAAATCCTCTTTGAATGATGGAGAGAAGATTTTAACATCTGAAGAGCAGCAGGCAAAG ATAAATGAGGTGAGAAGGTTGATTGGACAATTGCCACAGAAGTTGTCCATTTACTGTTCTGATGCGTCGATCGCGAGATATTTAAGTGCCCGGAATTGGAATGTGAAGAAAGCAACTAAAATGCTCAAAGATACCTTGAAATGGAGATCTGACTATAAGCCTGAGGAGATCCGCTGG GAAGACATTGCTCATGAAGCAGAGACAGGGAAAATATATAGATCAAATTATATTGACAAACATGGTCGAACAGTTCTGATCATGAGGCCCAGTCGCCAG AATTCGAAGTCTACGAGAGGGCAGATCAGGTACTTGGTGTATTGCATGGAGAATGCTATTCTAAATCTGCCCCCTGATCAAGAGCAGATGGTGTGGCTAATTGATTTCGAGGGGTTTAATATGTCGCACATATCGGTGAAGGTGACTCGGGAGACCGCCCGTGTGTTGCAGGATCACTACCCAGAACGCCTTGGCGTTGCGATACTTTACAACCCTCCGAAGTTCTTTGAACCATTCTTCACG GTAGTGAAGCCTTTTCTGGAGCCAAAAACCTACAAGAAGGTCAAGTTTGTGTACTCGGATGACCTTAACTCGAGGAAGATAATGGAAGACCTATTCGACATGGACAAGCTTGAGTCTGTTTTCGGTGGGAACGATACGTCGGGCTTTGAAATTGGAAAGTACGCGGAGAGGATGAGGGAAGATGACAAGAAGATACCAGGGTTTTGGACCCCAGGGACGAATCTTCCATCCCCAGCCTCAGAAGCTGTGATTGCTGCTTCCTTGGATTCCGTCGCTTTGGAGTCCGACTCTGATTCCTCCAACAATGATAAGGCCGAGAATGTGGCTCTTCTCAGGATGGAGTCTGAGGAGATTGTCGAATCCAATGATCATGCTGCGGAGACGGGTGCAGCCAATGAGAGGAATGTAGGTGGTGGCAGCGGAGCTGTACAGAGGACttga
- the LOC116189286 gene encoding phosphatidylinositol transfer protein 3-like isoform X1, with protein MSGYTSLEAMSTGLKKSSLNDGEKILTSEEQQAKINEVRRLIGQLPQKLSIYCSDASIARYLSARNWNVKKATKMLKDTLKWRSDYKPEEIRWEDIAHEAETGKIYRSNYIDKHGRTVLIMRPSRQNSKSTRGQIRYLVYCMENAILNLPPDQEQMVWLIDFEGFNMSHISVKVTRETARVLQDHYPERLGVAILYNPPKFFEPFFTVVKPFLEPKTYKKVKFVYSDDLNSRKIMEDLFDMDKLESVFGGNDTSGFEIGKYAERMREDDKKIPGFWTPGTNLPSPASEAVIAASLDSVALESDSDSSNNDKAENVALLRMESEEIVESNDHAAETGAANERNVGGGSGAVQRT; from the exons ATGT CAGGTTACACTTCTTTAGAAGCTATGAGCACTGGTTTAAAGAAATCCTCTTTGAATGATGGAGAGAAGATTTTAACATCTGAAGAGCAGCAGGCAAAG ATAAATGAGGTGAGAAGGTTGATTGGACAATTGCCACAGAAGTTGTCCATTTACTGTTCTGATGCGTCGATCGCGAGATATTTAAGTGCCCGGAATTGGAATGTGAAGAAAGCAACTAAAATGCTCAAAGATACCTTGAAATGGAGATCTGACTATAAGCCTGAGGAGATCCGCTGG GAAGACATTGCTCATGAAGCAGAGACAGGGAAAATATATAGATCAAATTATATTGACAAACATGGTCGAACAGTTCTGATCATGAGGCCCAGTCGCCAG AATTCGAAGTCTACGAGAGGGCAGATCAGGTACTTGGTGTATTGCATGGAGAATGCTATTCTAAATCTGCCCCCTGATCAAGAGCAGATGGTGTGGCTAATTGATTTCGAGGGGTTTAATATGTCGCACATATCGGTGAAGGTGACTCGGGAGACCGCCCGTGTGTTGCAGGATCACTACCCAGAACGCCTTGGCGTTGCGATACTTTACAACCCTCCGAAGTTCTTTGAACCATTCTTCACG GTAGTGAAGCCTTTTCTGGAGCCAAAAACCTACAAGAAGGTCAAGTTTGTGTACTCGGATGACCTTAACTCGAGGAAGATAATGGAAGACCTATTCGACATGGACAAGCTTGAGTCTGTTTTCGGTGGGAACGATACGTCGGGCTTTGAAATTGGAAAGTACGCGGAGAGGATGAGGGAAGATGACAAGAAGATACCAGGGTTTTGGACCCCAGGGACGAATCTTCCATCCCCAGCCTCAGAAGCTGTGATTGCTGCTTCCTTGGATTCCGTCGCTTTGGAGTCCGACTCTGATTCCTCCAACAATGATAAGGCCGAGAATGTGGCTCTTCTCAGGATGGAGTCTGAGGAGATTGTCGAATCCAATGATCATGCTGCGGAGACGGGTGCAGCCAATGAGAGGAATGTAGGTGGTGGCAGCGGAGCTGTACAGAGGACttga
- the LOC116189286 gene encoding phosphatidylinositol transfer protein 3-like isoform X3, with protein sequence MSTGLKKSSLNDGEKILTSEEQQAKINEVRRLIGQLPQKLSIYCSDASIARYLSARNWNVKKATKMLKDTLKWRSDYKPEEIRWEDIAHEAETGKIYRSNYIDKHGRTVLIMRPSRQNSKSTRGQIRYLVYCMENAILNLPPDQEQMVWLIDFEGFNMSHISVKVTRETARVLQDHYPERLGVAILYNPPKFFEPFFTVVKPFLEPKTYKKVKFVYSDDLNSRKIMEDLFDMDKLESVFGGNDTSGFEIGKYAERMREDDKKIPGFWTPGTNLPSPASEAVIAASLDSVALESDSDSSNNDKAENVALLRMESEEIVESNDHAAETGAANERNVGGGSGAVQRT encoded by the exons ATGAGCACTGGTTTAAAGAAATCCTCTTTGAATGATGGAGAGAAGATTTTAACATCTGAAGAGCAGCAGGCAAAG ATAAATGAGGTGAGAAGGTTGATTGGACAATTGCCACAGAAGTTGTCCATTTACTGTTCTGATGCGTCGATCGCGAGATATTTAAGTGCCCGGAATTGGAATGTGAAGAAAGCAACTAAAATGCTCAAAGATACCTTGAAATGGAGATCTGACTATAAGCCTGAGGAGATCCGCTGG GAAGACATTGCTCATGAAGCAGAGACAGGGAAAATATATAGATCAAATTATATTGACAAACATGGTCGAACAGTTCTGATCATGAGGCCCAGTCGCCAG AATTCGAAGTCTACGAGAGGGCAGATCAGGTACTTGGTGTATTGCATGGAGAATGCTATTCTAAATCTGCCCCCTGATCAAGAGCAGATGGTGTGGCTAATTGATTTCGAGGGGTTTAATATGTCGCACATATCGGTGAAGGTGACTCGGGAGACCGCCCGTGTGTTGCAGGATCACTACCCAGAACGCCTTGGCGTTGCGATACTTTACAACCCTCCGAAGTTCTTTGAACCATTCTTCACG GTAGTGAAGCCTTTTCTGGAGCCAAAAACCTACAAGAAGGTCAAGTTTGTGTACTCGGATGACCTTAACTCGAGGAAGATAATGGAAGACCTATTCGACATGGACAAGCTTGAGTCTGTTTTCGGTGGGAACGATACGTCGGGCTTTGAAATTGGAAAGTACGCGGAGAGGATGAGGGAAGATGACAAGAAGATACCAGGGTTTTGGACCCCAGGGACGAATCTTCCATCCCCAGCCTCAGAAGCTGTGATTGCTGCTTCCTTGGATTCCGTCGCTTTGGAGTCCGACTCTGATTCCTCCAACAATGATAAGGCCGAGAATGTGGCTCTTCTCAGGATGGAGTCTGAGGAGATTGTCGAATCCAATGATCATGCTGCGGAGACGGGTGCAGCCAATGAGAGGAATGTAGGTGGTGGCAGCGGAGCTGTACAGAGGACttga